In the Malus domestica chromosome 16, GDT2T_hap1 genome, one interval contains:
- the LOC114821941 gene encoding uncharacterized protein, whose translation MGEKKKKATLFIRLISAAGTGFFYVKKKPSRVQEKLEFRKFDPRVNRHVLFTEAKMK comes from the coding sequence ATGggtgaaaagaagaagaaggctaCCTTGTTCATCCGACTTATCTCAGCAGCTGGGACTGGATTTTTCTATGTCAAGAAGAAGCCGAGTAGGGTGCAAGAGAAGCTTGAGTTTCGGAAATTTGACCCTCGGGTAAATCGTCATGTTCTatttactgaggcaaagatgaAATGA
- the LOC114821940 gene encoding NADH dehydrogenase [ubiquinone] 1 alpha subcomplex subunit 8-B-like isoform X2 has product MERLNCPFNLQLQSRLVRVELCFSIGFLRINKILFFCFKVWIFFYRNRSEEEPDMASAVGPAGEPILTSAVLTAAAKHIQFNCQAENVAFLKCKKKDPNPEKCLDKGRQVTRCVLTLCRCT; this is encoded by the exons ATGGAAAGACTAAACTGCCCTTTCAATCTCCAACTCCAAAGTCGCCTTGTGCGTGTGGagctttgtttttcaattggaTTTCTCcgaattaataaaattttatttttttgcttcaAAGTTTGGATCTTTTTTTATCGGAATCGATCGGAGGAGGAGCCGGATATGGCTAGCGCGGTGGGCCCAGCGGGAGAACCAATCCTAACGTCGGCGGTGCTGACGGCGGCGGCGAAGCACATTCAGTTCAACTGCCAGGCCGAGAACGTGGCGTTTCTCAAGTGCAAGAAGAAGGACCCGAACCCCGAGAAGTGTCTCGACAAAGGTCGTCAGGTCACCCGGTGCGTGCTCACCCT TTGCAGGTGCACCTGA
- the LOC114821940 gene encoding NADH dehydrogenase [ubiquinone] 1 alpha subcomplex subunit 8-B-like isoform X1, translated as MERLNCPFNLQLQSRLVRVELCFSIGFLRINKILFFCFKVWIFFYRNRSEEEPDMASAVGPAGEPILTSAVLTAAAKHIQFNCQAENVAFLKCKKKDPNPEKCLDKGRQVTRCVLTLFQELCFEPC; from the exons ATGGAAAGACTAAACTGCCCTTTCAATCTCCAACTCCAAAGTCGCCTTGTGCGTGTGGagctttgtttttcaattggaTTTCTCcgaattaataaaattttatttttttgcttcaAAGTTTGGATCTTTTTTTATCGGAATCGATCGGAGGAGGAGCCGGATATGGCTAGCGCGGTGGGCCCAGCGGGAGAACCAATCCTAACGTCGGCGGTGCTGACGGCGGCGGCGAAGCACATTCAGTTCAACTGCCAGGCCGAGAACGTGGCGTTTCTCAAGTGCAAGAAGAAGGACCCGAACCCCGAGAAGTGTCTCGACAAAGGTCGTCAGGTCACCCGGTGCGTGCTCACCCT ATTTCAGGAACTTTGTTTCGAACCTTGTTGA
- the LOC114821939 gene encoding serine/arginine-rich SC35-like splicing factor SCL28 isoform X2, whose product MARYRSRSRSYSPRRRSRTPPRGRKRYDDEPRDRHRDSRSHRDRSSPAPSGLLVRNLPLDARPEDLRIPFERFGPVKDVYLPKNYYTGEPRGFGFVKYRFGEDAAEARQQLNHTVIGGREIRIVFAEENRKTPQEMRTTTRVSRHGGSSRRRTSPRSPRRQYRSYSPSPSPSPVRRYSRDRRAKDDYRSPVQSRSISRSPSPRDGRDYRRSPSPRENGRSPRDGRDYRRSPSPRENGRSIRDVREYAASRSRSPRGNSCSPPRSCSQSYSPR is encoded by the exons ATGGCCAGGTACAGAAGCCGAAGCAGAAGCTACAGCCCTCGTCGGCGCAGCCGGACTCCGCCGCGTGGACGCAAGCGATACGACGACGAGCCGCGTGATCGACACCGTGACAGTAGGTCTCACAGAGACCGTAGCTCACCCGCCCCTTCTGGCTTGCTCGTTCGCAATCTCCCTCTCGACGCTAG GCCAGAAGATCTTAGGATCCCATTTGAGCGATTTGGCCCGGTAAAGGATGTGTATCTTCCAAAGAATTACTACACGGG GGAGCCACGGGGTTTTGGGTTTGTGAAGTACCGTTTTGGTGAGGATGCAGCGGAAGCAAGGCAACAATTGAATCATACAGTTATTGGTGGGCGTGAGATAAGAATTGTGTTTGCTGAGGAGAATAGAAAAACTCCTCAAGAAATGCGCACAACTACCCGCGTAAG TCGACATGGAGGAAGCTCCAGAAGGAGAACGTCACCAAGGTCCCCAAGACGGCAATATCGTT CTTACTCGCcgtcaccatcaccatcacctgTTAGGCGTTACTCAAG GGACCGTCGGGCTAAGGATGATTATCGCTCGCCAGTGCAATCTAGATCAATTTCACGATCTCCCTCACCACGGGATGGAAGAGACTACAGGAGGTCCCCAAGTCCTAGAGAGAATGGTCGAAGTCCTCGTGATGGTAGAGACTACAGGAGGTCCCCAAGTCCCAGGGAGAATGGTCGGAGTATTCGTGATGTGAGGGAGTATGCAGCCAGCAGATCAAGGAGTCCTAGGGGTAACAGTTGCAGTCCACCAAGGTCTTGTTCGCAATCCTACAG TCCCCGCTGA
- the LOC114821939 gene encoding serine/arginine-rich SC35-like splicing factor SCL28 isoform X1 produces MARYRSRSRSYSPRRRSRTPPRGRKRYDDEPRDRHRDSRSHRDRSSPAPSGLLVRNLPLDARPEDLRIPFERFGPVKDVYLPKNYYTGEPRGFGFVKYRFGEDAAEARQQLNHTVIGGREIRIVFAEENRKTPQEMRTTTRVSSRHGGSSRRRTSPRSPRRQYRSYSPSPSPSPVRRYSRDRRAKDDYRSPVQSRSISRSPSPRDGRDYRRSPSPRENGRSPRDGRDYRRSPSPRENGRSIRDVREYAASRSRSPRGNSCSPPRSCSQSYSPR; encoded by the exons ATGGCCAGGTACAGAAGCCGAAGCAGAAGCTACAGCCCTCGTCGGCGCAGCCGGACTCCGCCGCGTGGACGCAAGCGATACGACGACGAGCCGCGTGATCGACACCGTGACAGTAGGTCTCACAGAGACCGTAGCTCACCCGCCCCTTCTGGCTTGCTCGTTCGCAATCTCCCTCTCGACGCTAG GCCAGAAGATCTTAGGATCCCATTTGAGCGATTTGGCCCGGTAAAGGATGTGTATCTTCCAAAGAATTACTACACGGG GGAGCCACGGGGTTTTGGGTTTGTGAAGTACCGTTTTGGTGAGGATGCAGCGGAAGCAAGGCAACAATTGAATCATACAGTTATTGGTGGGCGTGAGATAAGAATTGTGTTTGCTGAGGAGAATAGAAAAACTCCTCAAGAAATGCGCACAACTACCCGCGTAAG TAGTCGACATGGAGGAAGCTCCAGAAGGAGAACGTCACCAAGGTCCCCAAGACGGCAATATCGTT CTTACTCGCcgtcaccatcaccatcacctgTTAGGCGTTACTCAAG GGACCGTCGGGCTAAGGATGATTATCGCTCGCCAGTGCAATCTAGATCAATTTCACGATCTCCCTCACCACGGGATGGAAGAGACTACAGGAGGTCCCCAAGTCCTAGAGAGAATGGTCGAAGTCCTCGTGATGGTAGAGACTACAGGAGGTCCCCAAGTCCCAGGGAGAATGGTCGGAGTATTCGTGATGTGAGGGAGTATGCAGCCAGCAGATCAAGGAGTCCTAGGGGTAACAGTTGCAGTCCACCAAGGTCTTGTTCGCAATCCTACAG TCCCCGCTGA